The following proteins are co-located in the Maridesulfovibrio sp. genome:
- a CDS encoding ribonucleoside-diphosphate reductase, giving the protein MTEHSVITRESAKMALEEHTRFQETVSSKKYQIRDRKGRLQEHSFNDVKNRLCREFLKNSQFEKSENEQVCEMLQSGRFIPAGSILSGLGNEHAKCSLSNCYLAKIESDSLEGIFEAQKKLARTYSYRGGSGIDITILRPSGDPVNNAAVTSSGAVSFMPLFSELTNTIGQNGRRGALMISIDIRHPETRRFIWCKSKPEEIFGVDSLTGKVQDVFGANISLKVTDEFMQAVEEDKDWTFIFPDRFKISGKIINESTLQLLPEVYEALNPQVGDRIEAEITYKVIGIEPKKHQIKVQPDLPVNEDSAALSEETLTFILSRRRNETSDIFDPVKSVYNTLWDGDYSRWQELGLPLRKYDTVKARDLLEEISESAWKSGDPGILYQDTTQRNTPGTYIDPLRLKPMSTNPCGEQALGYWSNCLLGAMVLYRYVVNPFTKEARFDSDLFHDDLTRTMAFMDTMSDLNQNKHPLQKHRDADKYGKRIGIEFTGLGDMLAMLGMRYGSEESIEFIKEIMRDKAITEISVSADIAERFGEVEALKDKDARQRFLDCPYISNLGLPNKLQKKILSTGLRHTAFNTVGPSGSISIMSDNCTSGIEPVFMFSYARETRLEAGKIFEFIHMPPLKWMLETNQEHLFGKYTAQQLKEKLNYVQADELDYKDRIRMQAAIQQYTDSSISSTINLSEETPKETIFEIYLESWKHGLKGVTVFRNGCKKGVLSKKEDSKEANPTMKGQNPTLIERELGDIERAERHRVMWKGSKMYIIVSLDETGNPIEIFVKLPKEAGLTGNGFYNEQVFQEKYSLWETITRLTSMLLRVGMPIDRILTQLDRSSYNIIDAAAIISRILRQYISLDMDDQTIVSKGLGDPCPECSKKAYVPEGGCKICKACGYTTCG; this is encoded by the coding sequence ATGACTGAACATTCTGTTATCACCCGCGAATCAGCTAAAATGGCCCTGGAAGAACACACCCGTTTTCAGGAAACCGTCAGTTCCAAAAAATATCAGATCCGTGACCGCAAAGGTCGTCTTCAGGAACACTCATTCAACGACGTCAAAAACAGGCTCTGCCGTGAATTCTTAAAGAATTCCCAATTTGAAAAAAGCGAAAATGAACAGGTCTGCGAAATGCTCCAGTCCGGACGTTTTATCCCCGCAGGCTCCATTCTTTCAGGCTTGGGCAATGAACACGCCAAATGCTCGCTCAGCAACTGCTATCTGGCCAAAATCGAATCAGATTCCCTTGAAGGAATTTTCGAAGCCCAGAAAAAACTTGCCCGCACATACTCCTACCGTGGCGGAAGCGGCATCGACATCACCATCCTGCGCCCCTCCGGCGACCCGGTAAACAATGCTGCGGTAACTTCGTCCGGCGCCGTAAGCTTCATGCCCCTTTTCAGCGAACTGACCAACACAATCGGCCAAAACGGCAGGCGCGGTGCATTGATGATCTCCATAGACATCAGGCATCCTGAAACCCGCCGTTTCATCTGGTGCAAGAGCAAACCCGAAGAGATTTTCGGAGTAGATTCCTTAACCGGAAAAGTTCAGGATGTTTTCGGGGCCAATATCAGCCTCAAGGTCACCGATGAATTCATGCAGGCCGTGGAAGAAGATAAGGACTGGACCTTCATTTTCCCCGACAGATTCAAAATCAGCGGTAAAATCATTAATGAATCCACCCTGCAACTGCTGCCAGAAGTATACGAGGCCCTGAATCCGCAGGTCGGAGACCGCATCGAAGCAGAAATCACCTACAAGGTTATCGGGATCGAACCTAAAAAGCACCAGATCAAGGTCCAGCCGGACCTTCCGGTCAACGAAGACAGTGCTGCTCTTTCCGAGGAAACCCTGACCTTCATCCTCTCCAGAAGGCGCAACGAGACATCCGACATCTTTGATCCGGTAAAGTCCGTTTACAACACCCTCTGGGACGGTGATTACAGCCGTTGGCAGGAGCTTGGACTCCCCCTCAGAAAATACGATACCGTCAAGGCACGGGACCTGCTGGAAGAAATCAGTGAATCCGCATGGAAATCCGGTGATCCGGGCATTCTTTATCAGGACACCACCCAGCGAAACACTCCCGGCACATACATTGATCCCCTGCGGTTGAAGCCCATGTCCACCAACCCCTGCGGCGAGCAGGCCCTCGGTTACTGGAGCAACTGCCTGCTCGGAGCGATGGTTCTGTACCGTTACGTGGTCAACCCCTTCACCAAGGAAGCACGCTTCGACAGCGACCTTTTCCACGATGACCTGACCCGGACCATGGCCTTCATGGACACCATGTCCGACCTTAACCAGAACAAGCACCCCCTGCAGAAGCACAGGGATGCAGACAAGTACGGCAAAAGGATCGGCATTGAGTTCACCGGGCTGGGCGACATGCTTGCAATGCTGGGCATGCGCTACGGCAGCGAAGAGTCCATTGAATTCATCAAAGAAATCATGCGCGACAAGGCCATCACTGAAATTTCCGTAAGTGCCGATATTGCTGAACGTTTCGGTGAAGTTGAAGCTCTGAAAGATAAGGATGCACGCCAGCGTTTTCTGGACTGCCCCTACATCAGCAATCTGGGACTGCCCAATAAGCTGCAAAAGAAAATCCTGAGCACAGGACTGCGCCATACCGCATTCAACACCGTCGGACCTTCCGGTTCCATCTCCATCATGTCCGACAACTGCACTTCCGGCATTGAGCCTGTTTTCATGTTCAGCTATGCCCGCGAAACAAGACTCGAAGCCGGAAAGATCTTTGAGTTCATCCACATGCCGCCGCTGAAATGGATGCTGGAAACAAATCAGGAACACCTGTTCGGCAAATACACAGCCCAACAACTCAAGGAAAAGCTGAATTACGTACAGGCTGATGAACTGGATTACAAGGACCGCATCCGCATGCAGGCCGCAATCCAGCAGTATACTGACAGCTCCATTTCCTCGACCATCAACCTTTCCGAGGAAACACCCAAGGAAACCATATTCGAAATCTATCTCGAATCATGGAAACACGGCCTCAAGGGTGTGACTGTTTTCCGCAACGGCTGCAAAAAAGGTGTACTGAGCAAGAAAGAAGACTCCAAGGAAGCAAATCCGACCATGAAGGGCCAGAACCCGACCTTAATTGAAAGGGAACTTGGTGATATTGAACGCGCTGAGCGGCACCGGGTCATGTGGAAAGGCTCCAAGATGTACATCATTGTATCCTTGGACGAAACAGGCAACCCCATTGAAATATTCGTAAAGCTGCCCAAGGAAGCTGGATTAACCGGAAACGGTTTCTACAACGAGCAGGTCTTTCAGGAAAAATACTCCCTCTGGGAAACCATCACCCGTTTGACCAGCATGCTCCTGCGCGTCGGCATGCCCATTGACCGCATCCTGACCCAGCTGGACCGCTCCAGCTACAACATAATCGACGCGGCAGCTATCATCTCCCGCATCCTGCGCCAGTACATCTCTCTGGACATGGATGATCAGACCATTGTATCCAAAGGTCTCGGCGATCCCTGCCCTGAATGCAGCAAGAAAGCATACGTCCCCGAGGGCGGCTGCAAAATCTGCAAGGCTTGCGGGTACACTACCTGCGGGTAA